In Planifilum fulgidum, the sequence CCCCACCGAATCCGGAATGCTGTGGTTGGTCTTGAAGAAGGTGGCCTTGATCGAACCGAGCCTGACTTCCGAACGGCTGTGAATCAGAATCCGCTTCGTCTCGTTCAACAGGTGCGCTTCCCGCAGCTTGTGTTCGACAAGCCCCAAGGTCAATTTCGTCCCGTACACCGGCACATTCAGATGGCGCAGGATGTAAGGAAGAGCTCCGATGTGATCCTCATGTCCGTGCGTCAAAAGAATCCCGCGTACTTTCTCGCGATTTTCGATCAGGTACGTGATGTCGGGAATGACGACATCGATTCCCAGCATCTCCTCTTCCGGGAACATCAACCCCGCGTCGATCACCACGATATCGTCCCCGTACCGAACCACGTACATGTTCTTCCCGATTTCGTCCAACCCACCGAGCGCAAAAACGGTCAGTTTGCCTCGTGAGTTGAATCTTGTCAAAAAAATACCCTCCTGTATTCAGTTGTAAGTCACCCGAAACCGCACAAGCCACTTGCGTTCATTATACACGAACCGGGACGCCGGACGCAACAATCCGGAAAAACCCCTCCCCAACGAAAAACGCTTCGGGGAATCCCGAAGCGTTTTTCCGTGCCAAAATCAAATGTTCAGCCTGCGGAGCAGGTCTTCGATCCGGCGCCGCTCTTCCTCCGTCGGCGGGACGAGGGGGAGGCGCACGGTCGGATCGCACAATCCCTTCACATGCAAGGCGTATTTGACGGGAACCGGATTGGAAGTGATGAACAGGCCCTCAAACAGCGGATGGTACTCCTGGTGAATCCGGGCCGCCCGCCGCACGTCGCCGGCAAAAAAGGCGTCCATCATCTCCCTCAATTGGGATCCGACCAGGTGGCTGGCCACGCTGACGACCCCCACCCCTCCCACCGCCAGGACGGGCAACAGCAGCTTGTCGTCGCCGCTGTAGACCGCCACCCTATCCGGCACGCGGGAGGCCAATTCCGTCACCTGCGACAAGTCGCCGCTCGCTTCCTTGATCGCCACCACGTTGTCCATCTCTGCGAGGCGGACCATCGTGTCGACGGAGATGTTCATCCCGGTCCGTCCCGGGACGTTGTAGAGCATGACCGGGAGGGAAGTCGCCTCGGCGATCGCTTGGAAATGGCGGAACAGACCCTCCTGAGACGGCTTGTTGTAATAGGGGCCCACCAACATCACCCCGTCCACGCCGGCCTCTTCCGCCTCCTTCGTCAGCCGGATGGAGGCTTCGGTGTTGTTGCTGCCCGTTCCGGCGATCACCTTCACCCGGCCGTCCGCCTGCCGGCTCACCCGGCGGAACAACTCCAGCTTTTCCTCGTGGGTGAGCGTCGGCGATTCTCCGGTGGTTCCGGCAACCACGAGAGTTTCCGTTCCCGTGCGGATCAGATGTTCCACAAGTTCGGTAACCCGCCGCCAATCGACCGCTCCGTCCGGGGTGAACGGAGTGATCATCGCTGTCACCAGTCTGCCGAATTGCACGTCCGTCATCCTCCATTAATGATGTCTTGGCGGTCTCTCCGCTCATTGATAGTGAATCTTGTGCAGTTCAAACTTGCGGTGAAGGGCCCGGACGGCCTTATGCATGTCTTCCCCCCGCACCAGCACCCAAATGGTGGTGTGGGAGTCAGCCGACTGCAGGATCTGGATATCCTCGTCCGTCAAAGCCTCCACAATTTTGGCCATGACGCCGGGAACCCCCGCGATGCCGGCCCCCACCGCCGAAACCTTGGCGCAGTTCCGGTTAAGCTCCGCCTCAAAACCCAGGTCGCGCAAAAGAGCTTCGGCGCGGTCCGCCCACTCGTCGAAAACCGTGTACGCCACTCCGCTCGGATTGACATTGATGAAATCGATGCTGATCCCGTTTTCCGCCATCGCCTTGAACACTTTCAGTTGCAGGTCGTATTGCCCTTCCCCGGCATGAACCTTGATCTGGGTCACGCCCGGAACCTGCGTGATTCCCGTGATCAGCCGGTCATTCACTTCCCCGGCCAGGCGGTTCACTTCCCCCTGATTGGTCACCAGGGTGCCGGGGCTGTCGGCGAGGGTGGAGCGAACGCGGATCGGGACGTTGGTCTGCATGGCGATCTCCACCGCCCGGGGATGGATCACCTTGGCCCCCTGGAAAGCGAGGTTGCACATCTCCGTGTAGGTGACCGTGTTCAGGGCCACCGCGTCCTCCACGATCCTGGGATCCGCGGTCATGATCCCGTTCACGTCGGTGAAAATGTCCACCATCTCCGCGCCCAGGGCCACCCCGAGGGCCGTGGCCGTCGTGTCGCTTCCCCCGCGTCCGAGGGTGGTGATCTCCCCTTCGGTCGTCCGTCCCTGGAAACCGGCGACGATCGGCACCCGTCCCTTCTCCAGCTCCTGACGGACCCGGACGGGATTGACGGTGATGATCTGGGCGTTGGTGTGATCGTTATTGGTGATGATTCCCGCTTGCCCTCCCGTCAACACGCAGCAGTCAATCCCTTTGGACCGCAGAAGACTGGCCAAGACGGATGCGGAAATGATCTCGCCGCAGTGGAGAAGCAAATCCATTTCCCGGGGAGGGAGAGCATCGCCGTTGTTTTTGACCCATTCCAGCAAGGTGTCGGTTGCGTAGGGAGCCCCTTTTCTCCCCATCGCCGAAACCACGACCACCAAACGATACCCTTCATCCAAAGCGGTCCGGACATGGTGAGCCACCCGTTCCCGCAGCTCCGGCGTCGCCAGGGATGTTCCTCCGAATTTCTGAACCAGGATCTTCATGCCCTGCCCCCTTTTACCTGTCGGTGGAAATGAGAAGTTCGGCAATCTGTACCGCGTTGGTTGCTGCTCCCTTCAACAGATTGTCCGCCACAACCCACAGGTGAAGCCCCTTGGGGTTGTGCAGATCGCGGCGGATCCTTCCCACGAAAACTTCGTGGCGGCCGTCCGCCGTAAGGGGCATCGGATACACCTGCTCGTCAATGTCGTCCTGGACGATAATGCCCGGAGCGTCCGCCAAAATCCTGCGAACCTCCTCCGGATCGGCTTCTTCCTTCAGTTCCGCATAGACCGATTCGCTGTGACCGCGAAGGACCGGAATGCGCACGCAGGTGGCGCTCACCCGGATCGAGTCGTCCTCGAAAATCTTCTGGGTCTCCCGCACCATTTTCATCTCTTCCAACGTGTACCCGTTTTCCTGGGACACGTCGCACTGGGGAATCGCATTGAAGGCGATCTGGTAATGCTTGGACAGCTTGCTCACCGGGAGCACTTCGCAGGACACCTCTTCGCCGCTGATCACCGCCCGGGTTTGCCGCTTCAGTTCCTCGATCGCCTGCCAGCCCGAGCCGGAAACCGCCTGGTACGTGGAAACGATGACGCGCTCCAGTCCGTAACGGTCGCGGATCGGTTTCAAGGCGACCACCATCTGAATGGTAGAGCAGTTGGGATTGGCAATGATCCCCTTGTGCTCCCGAACCTTATGCCCGTTGACTTCGGGAACCACCAGGGGAACATCGGGATCCATCCGGAAAGCGTTGGTGTTGTCGATGACGACGGCGCCCCGTTTCACCGCTTCCGGAGCCAGTTTGAGGCTGACTCCCCCGCCGGCGCTGAACAAAGCGATGTCCACTCCTTCGAAGGCGTCGGGAGTGGCTTCGCGGACAACCACCTCTTCGCCCCGGAACCGAACGCTTTTGCCTGCGGATCTCGCCGATGCCAGGGGGCGGAGTTCCCC encodes:
- the dapA gene encoding 4-hydroxy-tetrahydrodipicolinate synthase, which codes for MTDVQFGRLVTAMITPFTPDGAVDWRRVTELVEHLIRTGTETLVVAGTTGESPTLTHEEKLELFRRVSRQADGRVKVIAGTGSNNTEASIRLTKEAEEAGVDGVMLVGPYYNKPSQEGLFRHFQAIAEATSLPVMLYNVPGRTGMNISVDTMVRLAEMDNVVAIKEASGDLSQVTELASRVPDRVAVYSGDDKLLLPVLAVGGVGVVSVASHLVGSQLREMMDAFFAGDVRRAARIHQEYHPLFEGLFITSNPVPVKYALHVKGLCDPTVRLPLVPPTEEERRRIEDLLRRLNI
- the dapG gene encoding aspartate kinase, which translates into the protein MKILVQKFGGTSLATPELRERVAHHVRTALDEGYRLVVVVSAMGRKGAPYATDTLLEWVKNNGDALPPREMDLLLHCGEIISASVLASLLRSKGIDCCVLTGGQAGIITNNDHTNAQIITVNPVRVRQELEKGRVPIVAGFQGRTTEGEITTLGRGGSDTTATALGVALGAEMVDIFTDVNGIMTADPRIVEDAVALNTVTYTEMCNLAFQGAKVIHPRAVEIAMQTNVPIRVRSTLADSPGTLVTNQGEVNRLAGEVNDRLITGITQVPGVTQIKVHAGEGQYDLQLKVFKAMAENGISIDFINVNPSGVAYTVFDEWADRAEALLRDLGFEAELNRNCAKVSAVGAGIAGVPGVMAKIVEALTDEDIQILQSADSHTTIWVLVRGEDMHKAVRALHRKFELHKIHYQ
- a CDS encoding aspartate-semialdehyde dehydrogenase, yielding MAKTYTVAVVGATGAVGEQMLKNLEERSFPVGELRPLASARSAGKSVRFRGEEVVVREATPDAFEGVDIALFSAGGGVSLKLAPEAVKRGAVVIDNTNAFRMDPDVPLVVPEVNGHKVREHKGIIANPNCSTIQMVVALKPIRDRYGLERVIVSTYQAVSGSGWQAIEELKRQTRAVISGEEVSCEVLPVSKLSKHYQIAFNAIPQCDVSQENGYTLEEMKMVRETQKIFEDDSIRVSATCVRIPVLRGHSESVYAELKEEADPEEVRRILADAPGIIVQDDIDEQVYPMPLTADGRHEVFVGRIRRDLHNPKGLHLWVVADNLLKGAATNAVQIAELLISTDR